A stretch of DNA from Pseudoalteromonas ruthenica:
CCGCTACGTGGTTAACTTTGTCGCTTGTAGCAACCGTTTTATAGCCAAAATGGGTGGTTTTTTGCTCAGCTTCTTTCATCTAATTTAAGCCCAGAGGGAGAGTTTGTCATAGTGTACTTGAGGCCCTGTAACAGCTCAAGGATTAAGCCGTTTTTAGCAAGCGCAGAAGCTAATGAGTGGATGAGACGAGGGCGCTAAAGTTAGGTTCTTGCTGGCGATGTATGGTTTGGCATTGAAACGCCACACCAGGGAGCTGTTTACCACTGCGTGAACTTACAAAGCGAAGCTTACTGATGCCGGCTTGAACTTTTTCGGCAATGAGGTCCACGGTTTGTGCCTCGACGTCGGCCATCATAATGGTAAATTGCTCATTTTGGGTGCGCCCGCAAAAACCACTTTCTTTGACATATTTGTCTATTTTGGTGGCCACTTTTTCGAGCATTAAATTACCAATGCTGTCGCCGTAGTCATGACAAAACTGTTGATAGTTTTCGACATCAATACGGATCAAAGAGATTTGATGCTGCTTCTTGGCCCAATACTGAAATTTTTTATCGAGATAATGACGGTGATAAAGGCCGGTGAGTGGGTCGAGATGGTGTTTGTCTTTAAGGCGTTTTAGTTGCGATTTAGTACTAAGGTATTGCTGTTTTATTTGCTCCAGTAGTTGCTTAAACTTTTGCATTTGCCCTTTTAACACTAGGGTATGCTCGGCTAACTTACGCAGCTGGTGTCGGCTTTTATCAACATCATGTTCATCTAAAGCGCGAGCACAACGATCAATTTCGAGGTGGTAATGGTCGATGTGTTTTTGATTGCTTTTGCTATTGCGCTCTAGATTACCTATCAATTCGCTAATACGTTCAACCATAGCGGTCTGCTTTTGATGATCCGGTGTGAGATATTGTATATACAACTCTTCCATTAACACTGAGTCAATGGTGCGGCCTTCGGTTAAAGCAGCTTGTAAGGCCTCACTCAGTGCACTTTCGCCTTCACTCACATGCTGGTACAGCACATGGTAATTTAAAGGTGTTGGCGGCAGCGCATGCAGTTCGAGCAAATGACAGACTTGGGTCATTTTCTCTTGCGCGTTGGCCATGGAGTCATGGAACATCATAATCACAATCACCAGGTTGAAATGGAGGTGCAGCCAATCCTAGCTTGCTTATACATCCCTTAGCGGTATTAAAAAGCAAATTGTTCTCTTTTGGAATACTCTGGTTACATAATTGCGACCAAGCGCCCACTTTATGCGCAGAACCGACATTTGGACGCTGGTCGCAAGCGGTTGGCTCGCGCGCTGTGGTAGGCTAGAGTATGGCGAAATGCACAATCAATGAGAATAAAGCATGAACCTAGGAACACATATTAAGCAACTGGCATTGGCCTGTGCGATTCCTCTTGCTTTGGGTGGCTGCGCAAGCTCAGCACACAAGACCAATACCAATAACCAGTTCACCACATTGGCTGAGCAGGTTGTCAGTTATCGAGAAAGCGTCAACCCGTATAAGCAAGAGGTTGACGGGTATTTGCTCCCCAATTTATCGCCTGAATTCTTAGAGCAGCAATACCAAGATAAAACAGCATTATTGAATAAGCTTAAAGCTATCGATAAAAGCACGCTCAGTGAAGAGAATCAGATCAATCTGCAAATTTTGACTGCGCAGGTGCAAAACAGTGTCGATGAGTATGTGTTCAATGCGCACTATATGCCCCTGACCTCCGAATATGGTTTTCACTCATCCTTGTCATTTATGGTGCAGCGTGGAGATTACAGTTCTGCTCAAGGGTTTGAAACCTACTTAGCGCGCCTGCGCCAAGTGCCTCGGTTCTTTGAGCAAAACATCTATTGGATGAAAAAAGGGCTCGAAACAGGGTTAACGCAACCTAAAGCCGTGCTTGCCGGCTATGAGGAGTCGATAAGCGCGTACTTGGTCGATGATGTCACCGAGTCTGCGTTTTATGCTCCTTTCAAGCGTAACACCGCAGGGGTGAGTGATGAGGCCTTTGCTGAGCTGCAAGCGCAAGCTAAGCGCGTTATCGGTGAACAGGTATTGCCAGCATACCAAGGCTATTACGATTTCTTTACGCAAACCTATCAGCCAGGTGCACGTGAATCGATAGGGATTTCTGAAGTGCCAAATGGCAAAGCGTATTATGCTAATCGAGCGCGTCATTACACCACCACGCAGATGACTGCGAAAGAAATTCATGAGCTCGGTCTGCAAGAAGTGGCTCGTATTCGCAGCGAAATGCAGGCGATTATTGATGATTTAGGATTCGAAGGCAGTTTTGCTGAGTTTATTGAATTTTTACGTACCGACCCACAATTTTACGCTAAAACACCGGAAGAGCTATTGAAAGAAGCCTCATTCATCGCCAAAAAGATGGATGCGCAGCTGCCTAAACTATTCAAGCAGTTACCACGCAAACCTTACGGTGTCGCTCCGGTGCCAGCGAGTATTGCGCCAAAATACACCACAGGTCGTTATGTGGGGGCAAGCAAAGAGGATGAGCCTGGTTATTACTGGGTTAATACCTATGCACTGGATAAACGGCCATTATATGTTTTAGAAGCTTTGACCCTACACGAAGCCGTACCGGGTCACCATTTACAAATTGCCCTCAATGCTGAGCTTGATTACCTACCTAGCTATCGACGCGACGCCTATCTATCGGCCTTTGGCGAAGGTTGGGGGCTGTACAGTGAGTATTTAGGCTTAGAAGCGGGCTTCTATCAAGATCCCTACAGTAATTTTGGTCGTCTTACTTATGAAATGTGGCGTGCAGCGCGTTTAGTGGTCGACACAGGCATGCACATGTTCGGTTGGAGCCGTGATAAAGCGCTGAACTTTATGCGTGATAATACCGCGCTGTCGCTGCATAATGTGAAAACCGAGACTGATCGCTATATCTCATGGCCGGCCCAGGCGCTGTCATACAAAATTGGTGAGCTCACCATTAAGCGCTTGCGCGCTAAAGCGGAAAACGCTTTAGGCCATGATTTTGACGTGCGCGAGTTCCACTATCAGGTCTTGCGCCATGGCTCAATTCCTCTTAATGTACTGGAACAACAAATAGATAACTATATCGACGAGGCACTTGCTAACAACCAAAACGGTGCCAAAGCGAAGTAAGGGAAGGGCGCAATTGCGCCCATAAGTATACTAATAAGGCGAGCTATGCCGATTATTTTAAAGCGTGTGCTACTGACGATACGCAATCATATTGACCAACTTAGTTGGCAGGTTGTGGTGTTTGTCACCTTGGCACATATGGCACTCACTTGGGTGCTATTGTCAATTGCTGGGGAGCATGCGCTTACCTCTGCGAATACCTTTTTTTATTATTATGTCGTGACTACCTCAACGGTGGGTTACGGCGACTTTAGTCCGACTACAGAGATGGGCCGCTTATTGGTGGCTTTGGTTCAGATCCCCTTCGGTTTGGCCTTGTTCGGCATGTTGCTGGGTAAAGCAGGGCAGTCCATCACACATTTAATAAGGCGCGCTATGACAGGTGAAAAAGACGTGACTCATTTTGCTAATCACATCATTATTTTTGGTTGGCACCCAGTGCGCACCAGAAAAATGGTGCGCTATATTCTTGCTGATGAAAAGCGGGTAAAGCGTGAAATTGTACTCGCGGTAACCGATGATATGGAGCACCCGTTTTTCTCTGAGCCCGATGTCAGCTTTGTTAAGCTCAGTAGTTACACCGATGAAGAGCAACTTAAACGTGTAGGCATTGCCACAGCAGATAAAATAATTGTTGAGGGAGCCGATGATAACCAAAGCTTCACTACGGCACTAAAGATTAGCAAGCTGGTAAAGGAAAGTGCCCATATTTGTGCTTATTTTGACGATGAAAGCAAGGCACAGATGCTAGGTGAGCATTGTGCTAATGTGGAGTGCAGCTCTAACCGCACAGCGGAAGTCTTAGTGCGCTCTATGGAAGACCCAGGGGCGAGTCGGGTGCAACAGGAAATTATGTCTAGTCTGCATGGGGATACCCATTTTTCTATGATGATCCCCAACGATGTCGGCCAGTTTACCTACAACGATATTTTTACGGTATTTAAACACCAATACGACGCCACTATTTTAGGGATTGCTCATAATCGCAGCGCCTTAGATATGGATTTAAATCCGCCGTTGGATTATGCCATCCAAGGTGGCGATATCATTCACTACATTGCCCCCGAGCGGGTGTTGGCATCCGAGGTTAAATGGCCTTAACTATTGCTTGTACTCATAGCAGTTCTCGCTGTTGTAC
This window harbors:
- a CDS encoding DUF885 domain-containing protein, with the translated sequence MNLGTHIKQLALACAIPLALGGCASSAHKTNTNNQFTTLAEQVVSYRESVNPYKQEVDGYLLPNLSPEFLEQQYQDKTALLNKLKAIDKSTLSEENQINLQILTAQVQNSVDEYVFNAHYMPLTSEYGFHSSLSFMVQRGDYSSAQGFETYLARLRQVPRFFEQNIYWMKKGLETGLTQPKAVLAGYEESISAYLVDDVTESAFYAPFKRNTAGVSDEAFAELQAQAKRVIGEQVLPAYQGYYDFFTQTYQPGARESIGISEVPNGKAYYANRARHYTTTQMTAKEIHELGLQEVARIRSEMQAIIDDLGFEGSFAEFIEFLRTDPQFYAKTPEELLKEASFIAKKMDAQLPKLFKQLPRKPYGVAPVPASIAPKYTTGRYVGASKEDEPGYYWVNTYALDKRPLYVLEALTLHEAVPGHHLQIALNAELDYLPSYRRDAYLSAFGEGWGLYSEYLGLEAGFYQDPYSNFGRLTYEMWRAARLVVDTGMHMFGWSRDKALNFMRDNTALSLHNVKTETDRYISWPAQALSYKIGELTIKRLRAKAENALGHDFDVREFHYQVLRHGSIPLNVLEQQIDNYIDEALANNQNGAKAK
- a CDS encoding GGDEF domain-containing protein, yielding MMFHDSMANAQEKMTQVCHLLELHALPPTPLNYHVLYQHVSEGESALSEALQAALTEGRTIDSVLMEELYIQYLTPDHQKQTAMVERISELIGNLERNSKSNQKHIDHYHLEIDRCARALDEHDVDKSRHQLRKLAEHTLVLKGQMQKFKQLLEQIKQQYLSTKSQLKRLKDKHHLDPLTGLYHRHYLDKKFQYWAKKQHQISLIRIDVENYQQFCHDYGDSIGNLMLEKVATKIDKYVKESGFCGRTQNEQFTIMMADVEAQTVDLIAEKVQAGISKLRFVSSRSGKQLPGVAFQCQTIHRQQEPNFSALVSSTH
- a CDS encoding potassium channel family protein, with the translated sequence MPIILKRVLLTIRNHIDQLSWQVVVFVTLAHMALTWVLLSIAGEHALTSANTFFYYYVVTTSTVGYGDFSPTTEMGRLLVALVQIPFGLALFGMLLGKAGQSITHLIRRAMTGEKDVTHFANHIIIFGWHPVRTRKMVRYILADEKRVKREIVLAVTDDMEHPFFSEPDVSFVKLSSYTDEEQLKRVGIATADKIIVEGADDNQSFTTALKISKLVKESAHICAYFDDESKAQMLGEHCANVECSSNRTAEVLVRSMEDPGASRVQQEIMSSLHGDTHFSMMIPNDVGQFTYNDIFTVFKHQYDATILGIAHNRSALDMDLNPPLDYAIQGGDIIHYIAPERVLASEVKWP